Proteins co-encoded in one Podarcis muralis chromosome 12, rPodMur119.hap1.1, whole genome shotgun sequence genomic window:
- the METTL6 gene encoding tRNA N(3)-cytidine methyltransferase METTL6 isoform X4, whose product MTDSRPLQGESPVAQLDVTISACEDGTFQKRGHKTRILSPEEAEKLAKEQVLVSDFKQQKLEKEAQKNWDLFYKRNSTNFFKDRHWTTREFEELKACREFEDQKLTILEAGCGVGNCLFPLLEEDLNIFAYACDFSPRAVEYVKQNPLYDAQRCKAFQCDLTKDNILENVPSDSVDVVTLIFVLSAVHPEKMHLVLHNLYKVLKPGKCVLFRDYGLYDHAMLRFKSANKLGENFYVRQDGTRSYFFTDANEV is encoded by the exons ATGACCGACTCCAGGCCTCTGCAGGGTGAATCGCCTGTTGCTCAGCTTGATGTGACCATCTCAGCTTGTGAAGACGGGACATTCCAAAAGAGAGGGCACAAAACAAGAATTCTTAGCCCCGAAGAAGCCGAAAAACTGGCCAAAGAACAGGTCTTAGTCTCTGACTTCAAACAACAGAAACTAGAGAAGGAAGCACAGAAGAACTGGGATCTGTTTTACAAAAGGAACAGCACCAACTTTTTCAAGGACAGGCACTGGACAACAAGAGAGTTTGAAGAATTAAAAGCATGCCGTGAA TTTGAGGATCAGAAACTCACCATCCTTGAAGCAGGCTGTGGTGTcgggaattgtttgtttccacttTTAGAAGAGGATTTGAATATCTTTGCTTATGCCTGTGATTTCTCTCCCCGAGCTGTGGAATATGTAAAG CAAAACCCTTTGTATGATGCCCAGAGATGCAAAGCATTCCAGTGTGACCTTACCAAAGACAACATTTTGGAAAATGTGCCGTCAGATTCCGTGGATGTTGTGACCTTAATATTTGTGCTGTCTGCTGTTCATCCTGAGAAGATGCATCTGGTTTTGCACAATCTTTATAAA GTGTTAAAACCAGGCAAATGTGTGCTGTTCAGAGATTATGGCCTCTATGATCATGCTATGCTGCGGTTTAAGTCTGCTAACAAGCTTGGAGAAAACTTCTACGTCAGACAGGATGGAACCAGGTCATACTTTTTCACAGATG CAAATGAAGTCTAG
- the METTL6 gene encoding tRNA N(3)-cytidine methyltransferase METTL6 isoform X2, which translates to MTDSRPLQGESPVAQLDVTISACEDGTFQKRGHKTRILSPEEAEKLAKEQVLVSDFKQQKLEKEAQKNWDLFYKRNSTNFFKDRHWTTREFEELKACREFEDQKLTILEAGCGVGNCLFPLLEEDLNIFAYACDFSPRAVEYVKQNPLYDAQRCKAFQCDLTKDNILENVPSDSVDVVTLIFVLSAVHPEKMHLVLHNLYKVLKPGKCVLFRDYGLYDHAMLRFKSANKLGENFYVRQDGTRSYFFTDVACCKTFSLPGASNSIKMQRLWAGLG; encoded by the exons ATGACCGACTCCAGGCCTCTGCAGGGTGAATCGCCTGTTGCTCAGCTTGATGTGACCATCTCAGCTTGTGAAGACGGGACATTCCAAAAGAGAGGGCACAAAACAAGAATTCTTAGCCCCGAAGAAGCCGAAAAACTGGCCAAAGAACAGGTCTTAGTCTCTGACTTCAAACAACAGAAACTAGAGAAGGAAGCACAGAAGAACTGGGATCTGTTTTACAAAAGGAACAGCACCAACTTTTTCAAGGACAGGCACTGGACAACAAGAGAGTTTGAAGAATTAAAAGCATGCCGTGAA TTTGAGGATCAGAAACTCACCATCCTTGAAGCAGGCTGTGGTGTcgggaattgtttgtttccacttTTAGAAGAGGATTTGAATATCTTTGCTTATGCCTGTGATTTCTCTCCCCGAGCTGTGGAATATGTAAAG CAAAACCCTTTGTATGATGCCCAGAGATGCAAAGCATTCCAGTGTGACCTTACCAAAGACAACATTTTGGAAAATGTGCCGTCAGATTCCGTGGATGTTGTGACCTTAATATTTGTGCTGTCTGCTGTTCATCCTGAGAAGATGCATCTGGTTTTGCACAATCTTTATAAA GTGTTAAAACCAGGCAAATGTGTGCTGTTCAGAGATTATGGCCTCTATGATCATGCTATGCTGCGGTTTAAGTCTGCTAACAAGCTTGGAGAAAACTTCTACGTCAGACAGGATGGAACCAGGTCATACTTTTTCACAGATG TTGCCTGCTGCAAAACCTTCTCGTTACCTGGGGCTTCTAATTCTATTAAAATGCAAAGGCTCTGGGCAGGGCTGGGTTGA
- the METTL6 gene encoding tRNA N(3)-cytidine methyltransferase METTL6 isoform X3, with protein sequence MTDSRPLQGESPVAQLDVTISACEDGTFQKRGHKTRILSPEEAEKLAKEQVLVSDFKQQKLEKEAQKNWDLFYKRNSTNFFKDRHWTTREFEELKACREFEDQKLTILEAGCGVGNCLFPLLEEDLNIFAYACDFSPRAVEYVKQNPLYDAQRCKAFQCDLTKDNILENVPSDSVDVVTLIFVLSAVHPEKMHLVLHNLYKVLKPGKCVLFRDYGLYDHAMLRFKSANKLGENFYVRQDGTRSYFFTDAPNLTRIENCPQRLMNN encoded by the exons ATGACCGACTCCAGGCCTCTGCAGGGTGAATCGCCTGTTGCTCAGCTTGATGTGACCATCTCAGCTTGTGAAGACGGGACATTCCAAAAGAGAGGGCACAAAACAAGAATTCTTAGCCCCGAAGAAGCCGAAAAACTGGCCAAAGAACAGGTCTTAGTCTCTGACTTCAAACAACAGAAACTAGAGAAGGAAGCACAGAAGAACTGGGATCTGTTTTACAAAAGGAACAGCACCAACTTTTTCAAGGACAGGCACTGGACAACAAGAGAGTTTGAAGAATTAAAAGCATGCCGTGAA TTTGAGGATCAGAAACTCACCATCCTTGAAGCAGGCTGTGGTGTcgggaattgtttgtttccacttTTAGAAGAGGATTTGAATATCTTTGCTTATGCCTGTGATTTCTCTCCCCGAGCTGTGGAATATGTAAAG CAAAACCCTTTGTATGATGCCCAGAGATGCAAAGCATTCCAGTGTGACCTTACCAAAGACAACATTTTGGAAAATGTGCCGTCAGATTCCGTGGATGTTGTGACCTTAATATTTGTGCTGTCTGCTGTTCATCCTGAGAAGATGCATCTGGTTTTGCACAATCTTTATAAA GTGTTAAAACCAGGCAAATGTGTGCTGTTCAGAGATTATGGCCTCTATGATCATGCTATGCTGCGGTTTAAGTCTGCTAACAAGCTTGGAGAAAACTTCTACGTCAGACAGGATGGAACCAGGTCATACTTTTTCACAGATG CACCTAATCTCACCAGGATAGAAAACTGTCCACAGCGCTTGATGAACAACTGA
- the METTL6 gene encoding tRNA N(3)-cytidine methyltransferase METTL6 isoform X1, giving the protein MTDSRPLQGESPVAQLDVTISACEDGTFQKRGHKTRILSPEEAEKLAKEQVLVSDFKQQKLEKEAQKNWDLFYKRNSTNFFKDRHWTTREFEELKACREFEDQKLTILEAGCGVGNCLFPLLEEDLNIFAYACDFSPRAVEYVKQNPLYDAQRCKAFQCDLTKDNILENVPSDSVDVVTLIFVLSAVHPEKMHLVLHNLYKVLKPGKCVLFRDYGLYDHAMLRFKSANKLGENFYVRQDGTRSYFFTDDFLAELFLSMGFEQVVNEYVLRETVNKKEGLSVPRVFLQSKFRKPQRET; this is encoded by the exons ATGACCGACTCCAGGCCTCTGCAGGGTGAATCGCCTGTTGCTCAGCTTGATGTGACCATCTCAGCTTGTGAAGACGGGACATTCCAAAAGAGAGGGCACAAAACAAGAATTCTTAGCCCCGAAGAAGCCGAAAAACTGGCCAAAGAACAGGTCTTAGTCTCTGACTTCAAACAACAGAAACTAGAGAAGGAAGCACAGAAGAACTGGGATCTGTTTTACAAAAGGAACAGCACCAACTTTTTCAAGGACAGGCACTGGACAACAAGAGAGTTTGAAGAATTAAAAGCATGCCGTGAA TTTGAGGATCAGAAACTCACCATCCTTGAAGCAGGCTGTGGTGTcgggaattgtttgtttccacttTTAGAAGAGGATTTGAATATCTTTGCTTATGCCTGTGATTTCTCTCCCCGAGCTGTGGAATATGTAAAG CAAAACCCTTTGTATGATGCCCAGAGATGCAAAGCATTCCAGTGTGACCTTACCAAAGACAACATTTTGGAAAATGTGCCGTCAGATTCCGTGGATGTTGTGACCTTAATATTTGTGCTGTCTGCTGTTCATCCTGAGAAGATGCATCTGGTTTTGCACAATCTTTATAAA GTGTTAAAACCAGGCAAATGTGTGCTGTTCAGAGATTATGGCCTCTATGATCATGCTATGCTGCGGTTTAAGTCTGCTAACAAGCTTGGAGAAAACTTCTACGTCAGACAGGATGGAACCAGGTCATACTTTTTCACAGATG ATTTCTTGGCTGAACTTTTCCTATCCATGGGGTTTGAGCAGGTGGTCAATGAATACGTGCTGCGAGAGACGGTCAACAAGAAGGAAGGCCTGTCCGTGCCGAGGGTTTTTCTCCAAAGCAAATTTCGGAAGCCTCAAAGGGAGACGTGA